The Cervus canadensis isolate Bull #8, Minnesota chromosome 9, ASM1932006v1, whole genome shotgun sequence genome contains a region encoding:
- the GJB6 gene encoding gap junction beta-6 protein, whose protein sequence is MDWGTLHVFIGGVNKHSTSIGKVWVTVLFIFRVMILVVAAQEVWGDEQEDFVCNTLQPGCRNVCYDHFFPVSHIRLWALQLIFVSTPALLVAMHVAYYRHEAARRFRRGETRSEFKDLEDIKRQKVRIKGSLWWTYTSSIFFRIVFEAAFMYVFYFLYNGYHLPWVLKCGIQPCPNLVDCFISRPTEKTVFTIFMISASVICMLLNVAELCYLLLKVCFRRSKRAQMRKAPPNNALKESKQNEMNELISEGGQNAITGFPS, encoded by the coding sequence ATGGACTGGGGCACTCTGCACGTGTTCATCGGGGGCGTGAACAAGCACTCCACCAGCATCGGGAAGGTGTGGGTCACCGTCCTCTTTATCTTCCGCGTCATGATCCTGGTGGTGGCCGCCCAGGAGGTCTGGGGGGATGAGCAGGAGGACTTCGTGTGCAACACCCTGCAGCCCGGCTGCAGGAACGTGTGCTACGACCACTTCTTCCCCGTCTCGCACATCCGGCTCTGGGCGCTGCAGCTCATCTTTGTGTCCACGCCCGCCTTGCTGGTGGCCATGCATGTGGCCTATTACAGGCATGAGGCCGCCCGGCGGTTCAGGCGGGGCGAGACAAGGAGTGAGTTCAAGGACCTGGAGGACATCAAGCGACAGAAGGTCCGGATCAAGGGCTCGCTGTGGTGGACCTACACCAGCAGCATCTTTTTCCGCATTGTCTTCGAGGCTGCCTTCATGTATGTCTTCTACTTCCTGTACAATGGGTACCACCTGCCCTGGGTCCTGAAATGCGGCATCCAGCCCTGCCCCAACCTGGTGGACTGCTTCATCTCCCGGCCCACCGAGAAGACGGTCTTCACCATCTTCATGATCTCCGCGTCCGTCATCTGCATGCTGCTCAACGTGGCCGAGCTGTGCTACCTGCTGCTCAAGGTGTGTTTCAGGAGGTCCAAGCGAGCGCAGATGCGGAAAGCACCCCCCAACAATGCCCTCAAGGAGAGTAAACAGAACGAGATGAATGAGCTGATTTCCGAGGGCGGGCAGAACGCCATCACCGGGTTTCCCAGTTAA